The DNA sequence TTCTAAACTGAATATTAAAGATTTTGTCATGGATTTGACTTTAATCACTCATAGCCAAGATTCGAAGGAAATATATAATAAGCTGCTTATTATAAGCAATATACATATAgatattaggggtcatccattaattacgtcacacgaatttctaggttttttgacccctccccccccccctccttgtcacactttggcgatttcgtagaaaaaatgtgacgtcacactagttTGCCAAATGtgtggtcacatttggcaaacctctcccccctagtgtgacgtcacattttttctacgaaatcgccaaatcgaattaagtaagtacctaagtattattaatatattatcaaaatatttttgacgatataaatattagtaattttataacccaaaactgcttaggaaagaaaattaaacgaataaaaacgattatcgttttaaaaacttgttatttaaatctacagcgaataaaattatttaaataaattttcggttactgatgaagttaaagtgacgtcacaaagtttgtgtctcccccctcccccatgtcacaatatgtcacattttcttgaccccctccctccccctaaacgtgtgatgtaattaatggatgaccccttaggtaATGTATTCGTTCCGTATCTTACCATAAAGAGTAACTAAGACGCTGACAGTGAGAGCGCTGAGCCTTGTGGGTGTGGCGTGACTGTCCGCGTTCACCAGCTGACGAAGAGCGGAGCGGATGGTGAGGTTCAGTGGTTCCACAGCCTTATGGGCGGACACGCTGCGCTCATACCTACAAAATAGTCATGGTTTAACTACAAAGAAGATAAACGGGAAAAGCTCAACACAATATGGTCATGCAAGCTTTCACTAAGTATTTCAGTCTTGTGTTTGAGTTTAACGCAGTAGGTAGTATAAAACACAGTAGGTAATATAAAATGAACCACAAATAATTCCAGAATGTCCATACTTTTATCAATTTTGCACAATTCTTATCACGTTATaggaaattatatttaaaaaaaaactattattacATAAACATAGTGAACAGAAACTATAGACAAATTTTCACATAAATTAGGGGTGACGTCTGTCTTCTCCATTCATTTATAACCTTAaaacgcaaaattgtattgagatgACAGTTGTCTCCGTACCCAAACTATGTGAAAAACACTAAAGCGGCTTTTATTTATGTTCCTGCTATCTGTAGGGTTTTAACCTGAATATGGGCACAAAATAATCACTTGACGACATGTTTCCACATCTAACTTCGTGTCTTATTTACCTGAGCAACAGCACACAGGAGGCAACCATGGAGTAGGCCAGTAGAGTCCCGATGGACATCATGTGGATCAGCTGTTCCAACTCGAAGATCATGGCCAACGTGCCTGCAGATTATAATTAGTTAGAGAACACCAACACCGAGAATCCTACACCAAGTCAaacgacgcaacggagccacgctgttacgtcgtcgcccaaatctaatgtttaatttatctttggtttttatttgtagtttctttgtgttatatttttgtagtttcacagtgccttggttttactgtaatgctgtgttacttatttgactaataaataaataataaataataacacgtCAACCGACCGGATAAGGGCTTCTAATTCAGATCTTGATTTGTACGAGTATAGTCAAGGAAATCTCAGATTTTACGCGATGGCGATACTGAGattcagggcccgattcggattttgaaatagacatctattagatttcttatagacatcaccaagatacgataacggtatgtttaagatctaacctgtcaaatttgacatttgcgcgattctggagatactcttgaacgatttccacaggatataacttagagatccaattcacatctaatagatatcttactctgtctaacgtaaaagtgacattggttgcccgaattgcgctgcaaaagagaactagttaatatctaaactattacgtatctagaatggatctagtacgtgtcgtctcttgtgaatatcttgaagttcgaatacggctgtcagTTAATCACCGAGCGGGGTTGGCTCATTGTGCATTCGTTTCGGGCCCACTACCAGCTTGGAATGTACGTAACGTATGTAATATATACCTGTGAATAATCCAGCGATCATAGTGCCCACTAGTGGGGTCTGGAATCTCTCGCTGACGCGGCCCATGAAGCGGTACAGCAGACCGTCAGAAGACATCGCGTAGATGATGCGGGGCAGAGGAAACACTGCGCCTAGTAAACTGGAACAAGGCAAGAAAGTTCTGCATTCAAATATTTCACATCGATATTTTCTGTCAAAATTCCCATTTCCAAACTTTCTACAAAACAGTTTGAATTTCAAAACTTTTTCGGTGTTTTCTTAACCAGAACCGAATAGTTGCCGTTAAAAGATCATGTGAAATTTCacactaaaatattttatacctataaggttttttttggagactaacaagtctctgagaaatgtttttttttttttaactgatcggcgattggctctagtcacacctgatggaaagttaagacagagcctaagatggagctcaccggttcagtgatagcctattcactctagctttaaagagaccgaggtcatatttctcagggaatacagatgacgggagcgcattccattccCTAGCCGTCCTTACCAAAAAAGACgaggcaaatcgttttgtgcgGACAGATGGAATATTAACCACGAACGGGTGCATTCGCTCCCCGCTTGACCGCCACAAGACCCTATGTCTTCGCAATAAGGTATAGGAATTGTCGGTTAAAAGTGTGAAGTTTACCTGGAGCAGAGCGCGCAGATGGCGCCGACGCTGACGGCGTACTTGGCCCACGGCCAGCCCAGCTGGTCGTACACGAACGGGAAAGGCGCTTTTTCGTCCTGAGAACAATACCAATGAACTGAATCTCCTTCGTCGTTTTTGTCGTTTGTTCTTAAATCACTTGCCCTAGTTTTGATCTTTGGCGAAGCCTCTAACAAGGGGGGAGGCAGTTGAGAGGGCGAAGCCTTCAGAATTGAAAATAGATTGCAGCGTAAGCTACTTATAATTTAGCTTCGTTACTAAACTTAGTGCGAAAGCCCCacgaaacttttattttactgtatGCTTCCACTTTCGCAAAGCATAAAAATTAAACATGGCCTTATTGACCGAGCAAGCGTGAAAGTGCGAGCAGAGGGTCTCCATTTCAGCTTGGCCAAAAAAGCCAGTGATACAACAAAGTTTTGTTTGTATTTTGACATCCAACCTGCATATAATAGGGCATCATGAGTGTCAGCACGGAAGACACTCCACAGTAAGCGAGGAACACGACTAGAAGTGACGCCACAACGGCGAAAGGAATAGTTTTTTGCGGTCTTCTCGCTTCCTCGCCCGCTGTTGCTACGCAGTCAAAACCTGTAGGGAAAATAATGATTTGTACAAGCTGGAATGTTTCAGATTACCGAAAGAGCAAGTAAGTAAGAACGTGTGTattaaaacacttttgaaacCGATACACACgacatttaatagttatttgtatttTTCAGAAGTCCATTTATTGACCGACGCAGGGCGAATGTCTCCATTTCAGATTGGAATAAGATGATTTCGTATTACTGTTCCCTAGGGGTTGCTTGGCGACTATTATGTGTACTCACCGATAAAGCCATAGAAGCACACGGCAGCACCCTTGATGATGCCCGCGACGCCGTACGGCGCGAAACCACCTGTTCCGAAGTCTTTGCCTCCTTTAGGCACCTCGGATTCGGGGATACGCCAGTTCTTGCTGTCGGCTGACGAACGATAACTTGTGAttaattaaagtaaaaataacTGTAACGATTTATATCGAATCTCAATCGAAATTGATAGTCGCTATTGACTATATGCTAGTGGGGGAAATACAAGCGACGCCAACGCACGACGTGGagaaaatatgaaatatgaaaatatgattttGTGGGACGACATCTTCATACTATTTGGCAGCTGCCAACTGTCAAATAAacaatatcgtcgggtgacaagcaaaagtcactaactaacaccattgaaattattggacaataaaccgtgttacaagtgtaataaagtgcatttttactttaaatttttgatagtacttagtgagttttgcttgtcacccgacgatatgtcCCACAGCCAGCTGGGAGGCGCCACAGTAAAGCAAGGAGTGTGTACGAATGACGTTAACGCGtatttcaaatttttaaataaatttaaataataaattttaaaatcaaCGTACGAAAAGAGCATGCTTACCTTTGAAGGAGCCAGAGATAATGACAAACAACACGACGCACAGATTGACACCCGTGCAGAAGTTATTGAACTTGGTAGACTCTTTTACGCCGAATGCCAGACCCACTGTCAACAAACAGACAATTGTATCGCACTAACAGATATTTAGCTAATCATTAAACTTTATATCGTTTGATGATCGACGAAAAAATCGTACAAAGTATTAAATTGGTCGTCTGAAACGTAATTTAGCCAGTGTCAGTTAAgatcaatttatttataatcgTAGTTATGAATTGAATGGATGTATTTTCGATGGATGAGTAAATAGAAGTAGGTGTATGAAGCAGAACTACTCTCTAAATGCATTTAGATTTTAAATGTATGTGAAACTATTTTTGACCATGTCAATTTTTGAAAATCTTGAAATTGTTTATGAagctaaatttaaaagtaaagtaaagCCTGACCATTGATCATTATAATTATGATCATGATATATGATCACTGTCCAGAGTTGTTCCTGGTCAGGCTTTGCAGTAAATGAtgcattaataataataaagaaccACCCATTTTGTGTATTAAATCTGCACGTATCAAAGACCCAGCAATTGTTAATCAGTCGGGTTCATTCCAATTGAGCCAACGAGCTCTATCAGCGGCCGCTTTATTGTTTAACAGCCAACATCAGTTCAGTGATTCATGATCTCTAAATACAACATTGACAAGTCAATTTAACTGTTCAATTCAAATTATAAAGACGGAATGTTATCTTTACAATATCAGACAAAATCATTAGAATTGATGTCCAAAAGTCAAATTAACATTAAGAATAAGGGGCATTGTTAACCAAATGAAGAAGCGAGTCAATTTTCTGCTTACGCGGGCCATACTGAATGTTTGTGGATTTTGATACATGAGACGACGtattaagtggccagtccaggaattttcagtatgccctaagtacttGGGAGATCATAACATGTATACCTGAGAATAACATGATGACGGAGAACGCGAAGAGGTCCGGATACCGCGCTAGGTGTGGCGAGTCCATAGGCATCATCGCCTGCAGGTTGGTGGAGATAGCTTTATCCAGTAGCGAGTCCAAGTATTCGCTGAGGGCTTTTACTACCGAAGCCGCGCCTGGCCAACAAAAATATGGGTGAGGTtttcaaaataattttcaataattttttttagccTATGTGTGTATCCTACTGCTCGGCAAAGGCCTTCACTCTCCCTTTCTAATCCTCCCTGTGCTGAGCAAGATCCCGAAAATCGCGCTGGAATGCATCAAAACttgaaactatttatttatttatttacgtaaaTCTCTTTGCTTTGCCTTaagcacagggcggacacgccatacatcgaaaatcatttgcgtttatatgtgtgcacggcatgtctgtacacgcgtcattgtgtgagtaaatggcttagggctgactcgtgcggcgcgcggggaaggcgaagccgaggtttgccgaggccggccgaaggacactacgagcggcccgctgcgttgcataattcgaccgaaatacgtaaaaaaaacaaaatataggtttatgttttatttcgctccaattgttgaattggctttgtcagtttatagtcctgcacgtagttggactttcaacacgccattattaaatgtaccttattgttgatgcctattgattattttatataacatacataattatttcttaaattcttaaaattaaattaaaaatcaaacgcgaatgtcccgcgaccaacaagttcttttttgtgaaaagagtgttaaactaaaaataaaacatttacgaggaatatctgtgtagaaggtctagttaccttaggtactttaaatattaaatgttggcttaacattcacaaattcaacgaacgggttttaattcatatgatattattatttttacgcaaaagtatagccttattttctgatacatatttcgtctctttggaaaactatatttattattcatttctacaataagtagctatccgtactacccgtacatcgcacaatacaccggcattttgaacgttgcgtcatcgcgtcgcggcgtcgctagccgaactgagcgtacgtcaggagtccgtcagaactcagtcgcggggcgaggtaaataataaataaataataaagtaaatatcGTAAAATTGTCTTACGTTCGTTCTGATTATTTATGTGATTTTTGATGAACAATCGACTGTATgatataagtaatatttaatgtTATATTATCTACTTATATCATATAAAACACTAAACATACATTAGCATTTTTCAGTCCAAATAAAATGAGATTGTTTGCAACTGTAAAcctaaaatatgtaataaattatTCATTCTTTAACATGAAgcctacttatttttatttacagcgCAAAAATTGCGATATCTAAATGCACGgctaattattaacaaataaatacCTAGCCGCGTTCAAAGAGACATGTTCACCTATAATATACTCCAGTATAAGATTCCACCCGATGATGAACGCGATGAACTCGCCCACACACACATAGCTGTACACGTAGGCCGAGCCAGCTTTAGGCACGCGAGCGCCGAATTCGGCGTAGCAGAGACCTGGAACAGACGAACATTCGTTAGATACATATACACATTTCTTATACAAATATAGAACTTGAAACTAATAAAAGGAACCATGTTCAATAGTTAATTGGGAATAAAACAGCATTTACAATTcaaacattgttaaaaattgtttgATCGTGAAAACGCACTATGGCGATAATAATTTGTGACTTTAAAAAAGTCTTACAAATGCGTCATATGCCGCTCTCGTGCGGAATAGTTAACCTTATTATCACTAATCTAAGGTTCACTTTAGTATAAGCAGACGATATCGGTAGTAGGTAAATACTGTTTTTCTATTTCGGTGCGCCCCGAAAGTGTTAGTGAAATATAATTGCATAGAAATCAAAACACATTTTTGCCTCGCTGTCTGTCGTATGCGCTGACTTATTCATTTCACTAAAGCTAACGTTTCAGATTGTTTGCTGAGTTGACCGGCTAGTTGGCTAGTTTTGGAGTGAAAGTGAACATTTCATCACGTTTTCAATATAAGAAAGAGGTCAAACTAGAATCCTATTATTATTGAAGATCTTATATGTATTTCCTACACCATTTTCAGTTTAGATGCAGTATAATATTACTTAACAATTAATGTTTGTCCAACGGTACCACATATGTAGCAGAGTGTTTTCCAATCAGCGCCAATTACTGACGTTtcattaaaatattgtaaacaCAACTGTTTTACAGAATTATGACGTAGTTAGGTAATGCATAGCTTCAATTTAGTCTTTTGGTCTTACATTCTTTCCATAAAGACACGCCGCCGCCACGCCTTCTTCTTAAGTCTAGGAAAGAAAATACCCTGAGTAACCACGCTTTACCATTTTCTGCAATCTTACGccctttaattaaaaacaaaagcttTTTTTAACAACTAGAGGATAATATAGGTAACTCACCAGCAAACACGCTAGCCACTGCAGCTAATAGAAAGGACAATATAACCGCCGGACCCGCATAGTTCTTGGCTACATCTCCAGCTAACACGTAGACGCCGACACCCAGGGTACTGCCAACACCCAGTGCCGTCAGGTCCAAGGCAGAGAGAACACGGGCCAGGCGCGCCGCGCCCTCTTCTGCGGCTTTGCGGCGGGATAGGACTCCATAAGCGAGGCGGAAAGCACGGCTCGCGCCCGCTTTTACGCCACCTGAAAAATTATGTCATTATTATCTTGTGACTTTAGGACTGTAGTTCGAGGAGTAGGAGGAATTTCGAGCTGAGAAAGAGAACGTGTGTGCGCCGGGCCGTTTTTCTGGCACGATGCTTAAAGGGCATGCGAGTCTAAACTCAGCACAAGTCTAACAACAACTTATTAAAACTGATTTCGACTAACAACTTTTTAAACCATATTTTCACTTACATATGAACCACATGAGCCACATGTCCGTAGCACACGCGCGTTCCGCCCGGGCACCCGTCGCCAATTCGGCAGAATCGACAGTTAATCAACTCAATCAGACGACAGATTTCAGTTATAGGCAGTTGCCTACGGTCAGCGCCCGGTCAGTTCAAGATTTAATTGATTTGCATCCAATTATTAATGGCAATCTTAGTGGTACTTACTTACAGTATGAATAATGCTCATTATaacttaggggctattcataaattacgtcatttgaAATTGGGGGGgtgggggtctggacatcggatatagtagtagcatgacgtaggaggaaacggtgtcattcgaagcataatttttggatgattttagggagggggggggggggtcaaatgaccgtagttatgcagaaaacgaccaactcaatttttttatcaatgcagaaagcgaccaaagccactgagttagggtgtaaatcactttgacaaaaataaaaagttggtcgctttctacagaactacggtcaaatatcgtcaaaaatagatgacgtaatttatggacagccccttactACTTAATACGTGTGGTGAAGtttgttttaatgtttttaagAAGCACACCAACACAGTGTCGCTTCCCAACGCAACTATTTTATTGTCTCGGGAATTCTAGGAATTCGAGTTTTATTTTAACAGTTGACTTATCTTTCACATGCCGGAACGGAGGTCGTGCAGTATGTTCTGAATCCTTATTAAGTTTTAATTAGAGCTCAATATCTAATGACGTGGATCCACGCTCCTGCATGTGAAAGGTTCATTACTTAGACCAGTAAAAACAAGACTGGCGGCACAGCGCTGTTCGCCAAGGATGTACAACGGAAATACAGGGGTTGAACAAAAAGATACggggaaaaaatattaatgggTACTTCACTGTGAAAACTTACCACCGGCATTAGAAACATCACAGATAACAATTGTAGGATCACCGTCTGAATTGTCACACTCGCACATTATTATAGGCTAGACTTAAAACACTTAacacaacacaaaaaaaaaccattgaCTGAAATCTTTATTGGCCTGGGAGTTGTATTAATCTCTAGAAGTAGACTGTTGGACACAGGACTCTCATTGTATCTTCTGGCAACTCTTAAAACTCATTGATAAGACATAATTAAGGTCCACTGAAGATAAAGAGTGCTGCTATAAGTACAAGGGGTATTACTAttagttaatatatttaaatatgatttatgcctaaataaatatcaagaCATAATATCCCAAAAGTGTATTGATTAGAAACTCAGTCTGTAAAGTATCTCTCTCATAGAATTTCTACTAGAAAATCTTTTGCATTACTAGCAACTGACTCATACTAGATCTATCCATAATCTAAATCTAGCGCATACTATCCATTCTAAACTATTGCTGATTCAGCAACTCTAGCTGGTAAATTCCAGTAGATTTACTATCTGCACTGTTGCCTAACAATTCTAAACCTTATTTCAATAACATAAGGTCCATTGATGTGTTCTTGTTAGTTTCACTTGACACCAATATGTTGCACGAAAATCATATTATGCGCATTGCACATACTATATTTGGGCGCATGTCTTATTTATGATGACTTAGGAGTATAGTTTAGGGTTACATATTATAAGATTTCATTCTAATCTCaactaatattaattttaaatacttcAGTAAGTTGAGTTATTTCAAAAATggacaaaattataaaatacagcAACTAATAAAGTCAAAACATTttatacaactttaaataataataatgttgatTGGTACAATAGGAAGGAAGTCACATTGAATGCATATTTCCCAATCAAAAACTGTTTTATGGCAAATGTATTAAGGTAACTTTTAACATGGAAACCCACAATTACCTATGTGATATGTTATCTTACCAAGGTGAATGGAAACTATAGTACTTCCTATTAATTGAAGTTATTTAGACATATATAATTGTGCCTTGTATTATGGGATCAATGTTTGAAGATTACTATCtactagggattgcaatccggactggttttgaatccggccggatccggccggattttggcctcaatccggcggatccggccggatccggccggattggtattgcggataaaaaattcatcaagtcacgtattttatcttgtttttattttagcgTTACATACGAAtttaaggatattttttaatggattaataaaacgggtgtcttaacaggagacctaggctctccgaaacatgtcgcgcgagtgactaaaaacaagtgagtctaaaccgtgaattattcaatgttagtatgtctcacaacagtttaattcgatgacggctgttttaagtttcaaaaatcaacgttttcattacttaaccacaaataaaatcttctttttctcttaaaatatctatagcccaacccacatttccaacaaaaaggtgctctcaattcaaccattttagttttagcaaacaaaatcaataaacgcgtatacctatacaagtacatttagtagcataataataacaaaataacatataaataataataataaataaatattataggacatttttacacaaattgactaagccccacggtaagctcaagaaagcttgtgttgttggtactcagacaacgatatataatatacaaatacttaaaattaaatacatagaaagcaaccatgactcaggaacaaatatctgtgctcatcacacaaataattgtccttaccgggattcgaaaacccaggatcgcggctccacaggcaggatcactacccactggctaggtcagaccggtcgtcaaaagtcaacatatatttcactatttaattttataaatatttattcattatattttaaatgcaggtaacacttattataagtgggctaaaatggtttgtacaaaataaaacgaaagaacatgtacattaaattacaatgtaacaacacaataaattgaatataaaccaatccagtacttacggtgcacggaaatctcacgacacatatttcgtcggctagaagactggcgccaactaacaaacaagttgttgtgttgctgtttgcgagcgagaaaattcgaatactggcgagaacttttaaattttagcagtgttttaagctgttattttatattttagcgctttgattcactttaccggatccgggaccggatccggtgaattttgccggatccggtatcatgaaaaatgtgccggatccggccggattaccggatccgccggaccggattgcaatccctactaTCTACATTTTAACATTAACCCTTTAAATGCAATGCCTATTGTGTGCGACTTGACATCACGAACCTTGTCGGAATGCATGatggttgatattgggctgtcgCTGCGCACATAGCTGTCATCTTTGGCAGTCAAACAACTACAAATCGGCTGCGATAGGGTTTGAGAGCTTCTGCTCTGATGTGGTGCAGAACATGGACAATATAATCTGCAAATGTCCCCTCACCAAATATCAGGGCAACCCAATGGACTTGTTCACCCTAGACAACAATGTCACTCAATGGATTCAGAAATTGGGTGACATTGCAACTTAAAGCTTGATTTATATGACAAACTTGTGGCTGGTGTCTTGTGGAAACTTTGTGTTGTTTAATCGTAATACTGACTGAATCGTAATATTTtgatgaccggtctggcctagtgggtggtgaccctgcctatgaagccgatggtcccaggttcgaatcctggtaagggcatttatttgtatgatgatacagat is a window from the Cydia fagiglandana chromosome 13, ilCydFagi1.1, whole genome shotgun sequence genome containing:
- the LOC134670386 gene encoding cationic amino acid transporter 2 — encoded protein: MTFPEGPGYANYEAVQPRAESASGVRQAYKEGGVKAGASRAFRLAYGVLSRRKAAEEGAARLARVLSALDLTALGVGSTLGVGVYVLAGDVAKNYAGPAVILSFLLAAVASVFAGLCYAEFGARVPKAGSAYVYSYVCVGEFIAFIIGWNLILEYIIGAASVVKALSEYLDSLLDKAISTNLQAMMPMDSPHLARYPDLFAFSVIMLFSVGLAFGVKESTKFNNFCTGVNLCVVLFVIISGSFKADSKNWRIPESEVPKGGKDFGTGGFAPYGVAGIIKGAAVCFYGFIGFDCVATAGEEARRPQKTIPFAVVASLLVVFLAYCGVSSVLTLMMPYYMQDEKAPFPFVYDQLGWPWAKYAVSVGAICALCSSLLGAVFPLPRIIYAMSSDGLLYRFMGRVSERFQTPLVGTMIAGLFTGTLAMIFELEQLIHMMSIGTLLAYSMVASCVLLLRYERSVSAHKAVEPLNLTIRSALRQLVNADSHATPTRLSALTVSVLVTLYGIWCFIMMSCVNHYGTRVWSEPAALAAFTAGSVLVLATLVAISRQPVSEKKLAFSVPLVPWLPGLSILINVYLMLNLDYMTWLRFAVWIAAGLIIYVTYGAWHSSERRRSPDVQLSVLHNDSHTALLAHNALG